Part of the Streptomyces sp. f51 genome is shown below.
CGTCGGCTTCCAGAACGGCATCGGCGCCTTCCCGTTGCTGGTCAGCGACCGCGTCGACCCGGCGGCCGTGCAGTGGGCCGAGGCTCAGCAGCGGGTCAAGTTCGCCTGTATGACACGGCCCGTCGTGGTCGACAGTTCGCGTCAGTACGTGGGGATGTACCGCGGCAAGCCGATGATCGGGCGCGTCTACGCCTCGTACTTCAACCAGAAGGGCGCGGCGTACTTCCACGGCCAGGGGCAGTGACCGTGCCGCCCGGCCGCCCGAGGTGCCTCACCAGCGGCCCGCGAGGGACGGTTCCTCTTCCCCGGCGTCCATCGGATCCGTCCTGAACTGCCGTGCCACCGCGCTCGCGACCAGCACCGCGGCGGCCCCCAGCAGCGTGACGGCCGCCCAGGTCAGCGGCCAGGCGTCGGCGAAGCCGTCCGGGGGGCCTGGATGGGTGCGCAGGGACACGTAGAGCAGGGTCGCCGGAGGTGCGGCGACCAGGAGCAGGGGCCAGGCCAGCGCGTCCCTGAGGCCGAAGTGGACGGCCAGGAGCAGCAGGACGGCGGCGAGGGCGAGGACGCCCGTGCCCGTCACCGGGGTGGTCTCCACCGCGGAGCCGGGCGACGCGGGGCGGTTGCGCAGGTCCCAGGGGAGACAGGCGAGGTACGCCGCGCAGGACAGGGCGGCGCCGAGCACACGCGTCAGCCAGCGTTCCGGCCAGGGGCGCGTTCGCAGGGGGCGGAGCAGCTTCTCGGTCATGCGTACGAGGGTTCCGCGCCCGGCGGGGCCGCGACAGAGTACGCGTACTCAGAACCGGCGCCCGCCTCTGGAACGGGATCGCTCGCGCCGCGGTCGTACAAGCCCCCCAACCGCCCGAGCCAAGCCGACTCGAGCCGAGTCGAGCCAAGCCAAGCCGAGTCGAGCCGAGCCGGGCACCCGGCCCAGGTCGCCCGGCCCAGCCCACCCGGCTCGGGTCGTCCCGACGCGGACCGCCCCGCTCAGCCCGCCCGTGCCGCGGAGGCCGACGCCGAGGTGCCGGCCGGCGCGGAGGCCGTCGACAGCGGGGCGGCGATGTCCTCCAGGGAGCGGCCCTCGGCCTTGACCGCGAGGAACACGGCGACCAGGCCCGCGGCGCACATCAGGGAGGCGCCGATCTGGAACGCGAGCACCGTGTCGGCGACGACGCCGGACTTCGTGAGGTCGGCGAAGACCAGCGGGCCGCTGATACCGCCGGCCGCGGTGCCGATGGCGTAGAAGAAGGCGATGGCCATGGCCCTGGTCTCCATGGGGAAGACCTCGGAGACGGTCAGATACGCGCTGGAGGCGCCCGCCGACGCGAAGAACAGCACCACGCACCAGCAGGCCGTCATCGTCACCGCGTTCAGGGAACCCTGGTCGAAGAGCCAGGCGGTGACGAAGAGCAGCAGACCCGAGAGCAGATAGGTCGAGGAGATCATCACGCGGCGGCCGACGGTGTCGAAGAGCTTGCCGAGCAGCAGCGGGCCGAGGAAGTTGCCGGCCGCGATCACGGCGAAGTAGTAGCCGGTGCCGCCGGTGGGCACGTCGAAGAACGTGGTCAGGATGGAGCCGAAGCCGAAGGTGATGGCGTTGTAGAGGAACGCCTGGCCGACGAAGAGGGCGAGGCCCAGCGCGGCCCGCTTCGGGTACGTGCCGAAGACCGACCTCGCGATGGCGCCGAACCCGATGCCCTTGCGCTGCTCGATGGTGATGTCGCCCTCCGCCGCCGGCAGCGGTTCGCCCCGTTCCTCCTCGATCTCCTCCTCGACGGAGGCGACCAGTTCCTCCGCCTGATCGCCGCGGCCGTGGATGAACTGCCAGCGCGGGCTCTCCGGAACGTGCCGCCTGACCAGCAGGATCACCAGGCCGAGGACCACTCCGAGGCCGAACGTCAGCCGCCAGCCGAGGTCCTTGGGGAAGATGTCCGTGTTCAGCATGACGATCGACAGCAGCGAACCGCCGATCGCGCCGAGCCAGTAGGTGCCGTTGATGATCAGGTCGACCCGGCCGCGGAACCGGGCGGGGATGAGCTCGTCGATCGCCGAGTTGATGGCCGCGTACTCGCCGCCGATGCCGAAGCCGGTGAGGAAGCGGAAGGTGAAGAACCACCAGGCGTCGAAGGACACGGCGGTCAGGGCCGTCGCCGCGAGATACACGGCGAGCGTGATCATGAAGAGTTTCTTGCGGCCGTGACGGTCGGTCAGCCACCCGAAGAACAGGGCGCCGGCGCAGGCGCCCGCCACATAGAGCGCCGCCGCGACACCGGTGACCTGCGCCGAGGAGATGGACAGACCGCTGCCCGGCTCGGAGAGGCGGCCCGCGATGTTGCCGACGGTCGTGACCTCCAGGCCGTCCAGGATCCAGACGGTTCCCAGGCCGATCACGATCATCCAGTGCCAGCGGGACCAGGGCAGGCGATCGAGCCGGGACGGCACGTCCGTGGTGACCGTGCCGGTGGCGGCGGGGCCGGGGGCCGGTGAGGCGGGGACTGGCATGAGGTTCCCTCTCCGTCGGGTGAACCCCGGCCGGGTTCCCGCCCCCCGGCCGGTTAGGCCTGGCCCGCGGAGGGGCGTGCCGAGCCCCCCGTCTCCAACAGGATCCGCCCGGCAGGCCTAAGCCCCCAACGCCCGTGACACCACGTAGATCAGCAGTCCGGCCAGGGAGCCGACCACCGTGCCGTTGATCCGGATGAACTGGAGGTCGCGGCCGATGTGCGCCTCGATCTTGCGGGTCGTGTGCTCGGCGTCCCAGCCCGCGACCGTGTCCGTGATGAGCGAGGTGATCTCCTTGCGGTACGTCGTCACCACGTACACGGCGGCGCCCTCCACCCAGCTGTCCACCTTGGCCTGGAGCCTTGGATCGGTGGCCATCCGGGCACCGAGGGACAGCAGCGAGGCCCGTACGCGCAGCCGCAGTTCACTGCGCTCGTCCTCGGCGGCGGACACGATCATCGACCGTACGGCCGTCCAGGCGGAGGCGATGAGGTCCTGGACCTCGCCGCGGCCCAGCACCTCGCCCTTGAGGCGCTCCACGCGCGCGCGGGTCTCGGTGTCGGACTGGAGGTCGGAGGCGAAGTCGGTGAGGAACCGGTCGAGGGCGCCGCGGGCCGGATGGGACGGGGAGTCGCGCATCTCGGTGACGAAGCGGAGCAGTTCCTTGTAGACCCGCTCGCCGACCTTCCTGTCGACGAAGCGCGGGGTCCAGCCGGGCGCGCCGCCCTGGACGGCGTCCATCACCTGGCCGTCGTGGAACACCAGCCAGTCGTGCGCGCGGGCGACCACCAGGTCGACGAACCGTCTGTGTCCGCCGTCCGAGACGATCTTCTCCAGCATCTTGCCCATGCCGGGCGCGATCTCCTGGGCGTCCGCGCGGCGGGTGATCGCCTCCCCCACCACGGCCTGGACGTCGGAGTCGCGCAGCACGGTCAGCGCGCCCCGCAGAGCGGCGGCCAGTTCGGCCGTGACCCGGTCCGCGTGCTCGGGGTCGGCCAGCCAGGATCCGAGTCTGCTGCCGATGCCCACCACGCGCAGCCGCTGGCGGACGACCTCCTCGGAGAGGAAGTTCTCGCCGACGAACTCGCCCAGCGAGACGCCCAGCTGGTCCTTCTTGGTGGGGATGATCGCGGTGTGCGGGATGGGCAGGCCGAGCGGGTGCCGGAAGAGGGCCGTGACCGCGAACCAGTCGGCCAGCGCGCCGACCATGCCCGCCTCCGCGGCCGCGGCGACATAGCCGGCCCAGGTGCCCGCGCCCTCGTTCGAGGCCCACTTGGCCAGGACGTACACGAGGGCGACGAAGAGCAGCAGGCCGGTGGCGGTCGCCTTCATCCGGCGCACGCCTCGGCGCTTCTCCTCGTCGGCGGGGCTGAAGGTGTTCATCGTCCGGCCCGGCGGCGCGGCGGAGGCCGCCGAGGCGCCCGCCGAAGCGCCTGCGGGACTCGCCGCGTCCGCGGTCTCCCCGGCGCTCCCCAGGGTCCGCGCGTCCGCGGTCTCCCCTGTGCTCCCCAGGGCCCCCGTGTTCGCCGGGCCGTCCGGGCGGGCATGCTGTTCGTCGCCGTCCGGTTCACCCGCATTCGTGCGTTCCATTCACTCCACCCGTTCGCCGACCACGTCACGCCCCGTGCACATTGTCCCTTTCTCCTCTCTTCCTGACCGACTCCTGGAACGGCACAGGAGTTCCCGGCGTCTGTTCGGATGAGGAATCGACCGGGGGGCCAGGGGGCGGGTCGGGGTCCTCCCGCCCCATGACGCATCATGGAGTGATCACTTCGGAGCCTCGGGCTCCCTCGTCCGAGGAGAAACGCACCGCATGACCAAGCGTCACGGTTATGCCCTGCTCGCCGCGGTCCTTGCCGTGGTCGTGGTCCTTTCCGCAGCCATATACGTCGGTGTCGCGGCCGACGACGGCCACACCGCCAAGGCCGCCGTCGCCAGTGGCCACACGTCGCACGACGCCGCACCCGCCTCCACCGGCACCTGGGTCGGTGCCTGGTCCGCCTCCCCGGCCGGAGCCGAACCCGGCACGGAGCCCGACGGGCTGGCGGGCCGCTCCGTGCGCAACGTCGTGCACACCGCCGCCGGGGGTACGAGTGCCCGTATCACGCTGTCCAATCTCTACGGACAGACCCCGCTGGTCATCACCCACGCCACGATCGCCGTCGCCGCGAGCGCGAACGACGCCGCCGCCGCGGCCGGCACCATGCGCCGCCTCACCTTCGACGGCGCCCTGACGGTCACGGTCCCGTCCGGCGGGCAGGTCATGAGCGACGCCGTGCGCGTGCGCATCCCGCACGGCGTGGACGTCCTCGTCACGACGTACTCCCCGACCCCGTCGGGCCCGGTCACCTACCA
Proteins encoded:
- a CDS encoding MFS transporter, which translates into the protein MPVPASPAPGPAATGTVTTDVPSRLDRLPWSRWHWMIVIGLGTVWILDGLEVTTVGNIAGRLSEPGSGLSISSAQVTGVAAALYVAGACAGALFFGWLTDRHGRKKLFMITLAVYLAATALTAVSFDAWWFFTFRFLTGFGIGGEYAAINSAIDELIPARFRGRVDLIINGTYWLGAIGGSLLSIVMLNTDIFPKDLGWRLTFGLGVVLGLVILLVRRHVPESPRWQFIHGRGDQAEELVASVEEEIEEERGEPLPAAEGDITIEQRKGIGFGAIARSVFGTYPKRAALGLALFVGQAFLYNAITFGFGSILTTFFDVPTGGTGYYFAVIAAGNFLGPLLLGKLFDTVGRRVMISSTYLLSGLLLFVTAWLFDQGSLNAVTMTACWCVVLFFASAGASSAYLTVSEVFPMETRAMAIAFFYAIGTAAGGISGPLVFADLTKSGVVADTVLAFQIGASLMCAAGLVAVFLAVKAEGRSLEDIAAPLSTASAPAGTSASASAARAG
- a CDS encoding DUF445 domain-containing protein, with translation MERTNAGEPDGDEQHARPDGPANTGALGSTGETADARTLGSAGETADAASPAGASAGASAASAAPPGRTMNTFSPADEEKRRGVRRMKATATGLLLFVALVYVLAKWASNEGAGTWAGYVAAAAEAGMVGALADWFAVTALFRHPLGLPIPHTAIIPTKKDQLGVSLGEFVGENFLSEEVVRQRLRVVGIGSRLGSWLADPEHADRVTAELAAALRGALTVLRDSDVQAVVGEAITRRADAQEIAPGMGKMLEKIVSDGGHRRFVDLVVARAHDWLVFHDGQVMDAVQGGAPGWTPRFVDRKVGERVYKELLRFVTEMRDSPSHPARGALDRFLTDFASDLQSDTETRARVERLKGEVLGRGEVQDLIASAWTAVRSMIVSAAEDERSELRLRVRASLLSLGARMATDPRLQAKVDSWVEGAAVYVVTTYRKEITSLITDTVAGWDAEHTTRKIEAHIGRDLQFIRINGTVVGSLAGLLIYVVSRALGA